The Desulfomonilaceae bacterium genome includes a region encoding these proteins:
- a CDS encoding arginine decarboxylase, pyruvoyl-dependent — protein MFGAMPTSFFLTAGSGEASRELNAFDAALLDAGVGDTNLIKMSSILPPGVKEIQRIPLQKGSFVPLAYGDRSSDFQDIVISAAVAVGIPEDPLEAGLIMEFSHDGDSESCEAIARKMVKEGMEVIRKRKIREIKSISTSLKVTRVGAVFAAVVLCP, from the coding sequence ATGTTTGGCGCTATGCCGACGTCGTTTTTCCTTACTGCAGGAAGCGGTGAAGCCTCCAGGGAGTTGAACGCCTTTGACGCTGCGCTGTTGGACGCTGGAGTAGGAGATACCAATTTAATAAAAATGAGCAGTATCTTGCCCCCAGGAGTAAAAGAGATCCAAAGGATACCTTTGCAAAAGGGATCTTTTGTCCCCTTGGCCTACGGTGACAGATCCTCGGACTTTCAGGACATCGTAATTTCAGCCGCGGTAGCGGTAGGGATCCCCGAAGATCCGCTTGAGGCTGGACTGATAATGGAATTTTCCCATGATGGTGACTCGGAAAGTTGCGAAGCTATTGCGAGAAAAATGGTAAAAGAAGGTATGGAAGTCATTCGTAAGAGAAAAATTCGAGAAATAAAGAGCATTTCCACTTCGCTCAAAGTGACTAGAGTAGGCGCGGTATTTGCGGCGGTGGTGTTATGTCCCTGA
- a CDS encoding tetratricopeptide repeat protein, giving the protein MATRDVDSVIDLWQFSPKLIHTSLPSFPDTVTISNAIPGVSSALNKFGKVGFGPWIAFTLEHPDEIWDLVSPSEDIDHKMLLYFSFFGDTDKVPAFCVEVNWLEEGLEVNNFVLVTELDKLERLRSGNLVFSARKEWEREKLVRSLNDAALTKYDEDRLDEAHELINQAIHLSNVGRAYLFNNRGLIRWKLGLVDQAKQDFVSSINLDDENGDPYFNLGLIYLDESDSDKALHYLAKAADIDPEDSQFLTELGHLYLEMDREKDALVLFKKTLNKDTDDAQVYFHLGHYFLYKKRQPRSAVKYYNLGLRTEPSDQFALADYAVAHLILGNRKRTLELRKIIESSTDLAPYTVSRLVYLNLQMGYYDDALKYYEQALVDKEPFEPEWLHYNAALIYASTGRYKQALAVLDLAVQAGGAAVIEKALSDGALQRLKKTPLFRKLVRMSNRRQDR; this is encoded by the coding sequence ATGGCGACTAGGGACGTTGATAGTGTAATTGATTTATGGCAATTTTCGCCAAAGCTCATCCATACATCACTGCCTTCTTTTCCTGACACTGTGACAATTTCCAATGCGATCCCAGGTGTTTCCAGCGCTCTAAACAAATTTGGAAAGGTTGGATTCGGTCCCTGGATAGCTTTCACACTTGAACACCCCGACGAGATTTGGGATCTTGTAAGCCCTTCAGAAGACATTGACCATAAAATGTTACTGTACTTCAGTTTCTTTGGAGACACGGATAAAGTCCCGGCGTTTTGTGTTGAGGTCAATTGGCTCGAAGAAGGCTTGGAGGTCAATAATTTCGTCCTGGTCACCGAATTGGATAAGCTGGAACGCCTTCGGTCAGGAAATCTGGTCTTTAGCGCTCGCAAAGAGTGGGAACGCGAAAAGCTGGTCCGAAGCCTCAATGACGCCGCTCTTACAAAATATGACGAGGATCGTCTCGATGAAGCCCACGAACTGATTAATCAGGCTATTCATCTGAGTAACGTGGGACGAGCTTATTTATTCAATAATCGTGGCCTCATCCGCTGGAAACTTGGCCTGGTTGATCAGGCCAAACAGGATTTTGTTTCGTCTATTAATTTGGATGATGAAAATGGAGATCCCTATTTCAATTTAGGCTTAATCTATTTGGATGAATCCGATTCCGACAAAGCGCTTCATTATCTGGCCAAGGCCGCTGATATTGACCCTGAAGATTCCCAGTTCCTGACTGAATTAGGCCATCTGTATCTTGAAATGGACAGAGAAAAAGACGCCCTGGTTCTTTTTAAAAAGACCCTCAACAAGGATACTGATGACGCTCAGGTTTATTTCCATTTGGGTCATTATTTCCTGTATAAAAAGCGTCAACCACGAAGCGCCGTAAAATATTACAACCTGGGTTTGAGAACGGAACCGTCCGATCAGTTTGCCCTGGCTGATTACGCAGTGGCTCACCTCATTCTGGGGAATAGGAAAAGAACCTTAGAACTTCGTAAAATTATCGAGAGTTCCACCGATTTAGCTCCCTATACGGTTAGTCGCCTTGTTTACCTGAATTTACAAATGGGCTACTATGATGACGCCCTAAAGTATTATGAACAGGCACTGGTTGACAAGGAACCGTTTGAACCCGAGTGGCTCCATTACAACGCGGCCCTTATATATGCCAGCACTGGAAGGTACAAACAGGCATTGGCGGTTTTGGATCTGGCTGTTCAGGCTGGGGGAGCGGCCGTAATTGAAAAGGCTCTTTCGGATGGGGCCCTTCAAAGGCTTAAAAAAACACCTTTGTTTCGAAAACTTGTCAGAATGTCCAATAGAAGGCAGGACCGATAA
- the speB gene encoding agmatinase — protein sequence MAELTFLNCHSREVIRGRPAILGVPLDITSTYRSGSDQAPEMIRLSSDSIESYCPYLDRDLSDYPFCDLGDLELKGLSMSEKLTEIRTRVSEILQLGGIPLCIGGEHTVTLPIIEALKKRHDEFLVLHLDAHSDLRDSYEGARINHSTVVRRVVEIVGHENLIQLGIRSGTREEFAWIRNHGALRSFRPGHEKTLLAGIGGRPVYLTLDLDILDPSCFPGVGNPEAGGWHYSLMERFLAFLVNIDLIGVDVVELMPEIDKSELSSITAAKIIRSLLLVS from the coding sequence ATGGCGGAGTTAACTTTTCTCAATTGCCATTCCCGGGAAGTAATTAGAGGCAGACCTGCGATACTTGGAGTGCCTCTGGACATCACTTCAACATATCGAAGTGGTTCTGATCAGGCTCCTGAAATGATCCGATTGTCTTCGGATTCCATTGAGTCTTACTGTCCATATCTGGATCGAGATCTGTCGGATTATCCTTTCTGTGATTTGGGTGACCTTGAGTTGAAAGGCTTGTCCATGTCGGAAAAGTTGACAGAGATCCGAACCAGAGTATCTGAAATCCTTCAACTTGGGGGTATTCCTCTCTGCATAGGAGGGGAACATACAGTTACGCTGCCCATAATTGAAGCGCTGAAAAAACGTCACGACGAATTTCTCGTTTTACATCTTGACGCTCACTCTGATCTCAGGGATTCTTATGAGGGCGCCCGGATTAACCACTCGACCGTCGTGAGACGTGTAGTGGAAATTGTCGGCCACGAAAACCTTATACAGCTAGGAATAAGGTCAGGGACTCGCGAAGAGTTCGCGTGGATCAGAAATCACGGGGCTCTGCGAAGCTTCCGTCCTGGTCACGAGAAGACGCTCCTTGCCGGAATCGGAGGGAGGCCTGTATATCTGACTCTTGACCTGGATATTCTGGATCCATCCTGCTTTCCAGGTGTTGGAAACCCCGAAGCTGGGGGATGGCATTACAGCCTCATGGAGCGTTTTCTGGCATTTCTTGTCAATATTGATCTAATCGGTGTGGACGTTGTTGAATTGATGCCCGAAATTGACAAATCGGAATTGAGTTCCATCACCGCGGCTAAAATAATCAGATCATTATTACTCGTTAGTTAG
- the hflK gene encoding FtsH protease activity modulator HflK: protein MDGYQNRQDQNSPFGEFQRNFDDYRRKLNQFMKGWGFWAMCGILLIMYICSGFYVVGPGEKAVVLLFGKEYSISDPGLRYRLPKPFMNQIVVDVTKVRRAEIGFRSDGSRTRSVPAESLMLTGDENIVDVQLFVQYMVQDPVKFLFGADAPENTLRASAEVALRGIVGENTIDYTMTKGRMEIQQKVQLYLQKLLDNYNTGLLITQARLLVVDPPSQVQEAFHDVVRAWEDRERLIKEADGYSEDVIPKARGHAQQEIRQAEAFKAERVIRAQGDAQRFSLVESAYSKAPGVTRERLYLEAVEKVFSSARKLVTQSSDSKVMPLLNLSDAYGLLTAPPIDKQNSTNDQSKKGQ, encoded by the coding sequence ATGGACGGATATCAGAACAGGCAGGACCAGAATAGTCCATTCGGAGAGTTTCAGCGTAACTTTGACGATTACAGGCGCAAGCTGAATCAATTCATGAAGGGCTGGGGATTCTGGGCAATGTGTGGAATCCTGCTGATCATGTACATCTGTTCGGGCTTTTATGTTGTGGGACCCGGAGAAAAGGCCGTCGTTCTTCTTTTTGGAAAAGAATATTCCATATCAGACCCGGGCCTTCGTTATAGACTCCCTAAACCTTTTATGAATCAAATCGTAGTAGATGTTACCAAAGTCAGACGAGCGGAAATAGGCTTTCGTAGCGATGGATCTAGAACCCGTTCGGTTCCGGCCGAATCGCTAATGCTGACTGGGGACGAAAACATAGTAGATGTTCAACTATTCGTCCAATACATGGTGCAAGATCCCGTCAAATTTCTTTTTGGAGCTGATGCGCCCGAAAACACCCTTCGAGCTTCCGCCGAAGTAGCCCTTAGAGGAATAGTAGGCGAAAACACCATCGATTATACAATGACAAAGGGTAGAATGGAGATCCAGCAGAAGGTGCAGTTATACCTGCAAAAACTTTTGGACAATTACAATACCGGTTTACTTATTACCCAGGCTCGACTGTTGGTAGTGGACCCGCCATCTCAAGTTCAGGAAGCGTTTCATGACGTTGTGAGGGCTTGGGAAGATCGGGAACGACTTATAAAGGAAGCCGACGGCTACTCGGAAGATGTGATCCCCAAGGCAAGAGGTCATGCTCAACAGGAGATAAGACAGGCTGAGGCGTTTAAAGCTGAGCGGGTAATTAGGGCCCAGGGTGACGCCCAACGTTTCTCTCTGGTTGAATCAGCCTATTCGAAAGCTCCCGGAGTAACAAGGGAAAGATTATACCTCGAAGCCGTCGAAAAAGTTTTTTCGTCAGCTAGAAAGCTGGTAACCCAAAGTTCGGACTCCAAGGTCATGCCGCTTCTCAACCTCTCTGACGCCTATGGACTTCTTACAGCCCCACCCATCGACAAACAGAATTCCACAAATGATCAATCCAAGAAGGGACAGTGA
- a CDS encoding pyridoxal phosphate-dependent aminotransferase encodes MKPPFEFVSKKSADINPFLVMDVLEKAMEMSKHGEDVIHLEVGEPDFDTPSNILKAGIEALKKGRTHYTSSVGIPELRWAVSSYHKRLYDVDVDPDNVIVTSGSSPAIFLTLASILDPGDEIILSDPHYACYPNFVNFLGAVPIFVHIHAEDGFELDPDSVKSAVTKRTKAILINSPSNPTGTLIKPDNMKELANVGVPIISDEIYHGLVYEGQEHSILEFTDNAFVVNGFSKLFAMTGWRLGYAVSPPQCVRPIQKMSQNFFISAADFVQYAGVEALTSSSDQTLEMKRTFNERRIAMLKGLREIGFEIKHDPVGAFYILCDARKFCSNSYEFAFDILREAHVGVAPGIDFGANAEGFLRFSYTNSMENILEGLNRIHDYFQRRFRF; translated from the coding sequence ATGAAACCGCCATTTGAGTTTGTTTCCAAAAAATCTGCAGATATAAACCCTTTTCTGGTGATGGATGTTCTGGAAAAAGCGATGGAAATGTCCAAGCACGGAGAGGATGTTATTCACTTGGAGGTTGGGGAACCGGATTTCGATACTCCGTCCAATATTTTGAAGGCTGGCATCGAGGCGCTGAAAAAAGGAAGAACTCATTACACTTCCAGTGTTGGAATCCCAGAACTCCGATGGGCGGTATCCAGTTATCATAAGCGGCTTTACGATGTGGATGTCGACCCGGATAACGTTATTGTAACTTCAGGGTCTTCTCCGGCGATATTTTTGACACTCGCTTCCATTCTGGACCCTGGTGATGAAATCATTCTTTCAGACCCTCATTACGCGTGCTATCCCAATTTCGTAAATTTTCTTGGGGCGGTCCCCATATTTGTCCACATACACGCTGAAGACGGATTTGAACTAGACCCTGACTCGGTGAAAAGCGCAGTGACAAAACGAACCAAGGCAATCTTGATCAACTCGCCTTCAAACCCTACCGGAACCCTGATAAAACCGGATAACATGAAAGAACTGGCCAACGTGGGCGTTCCGATCATATCCGACGAAATTTACCATGGGCTTGTTTATGAAGGTCAAGAGCATTCCATACTGGAATTTACCGACAATGCGTTCGTGGTGAACGGCTTTTCCAAACTTTTCGCCATGACGGGTTGGCGTCTCGGATACGCCGTCAGTCCCCCACAATGTGTTCGCCCAATACAGAAAATGAGCCAGAATTTTTTTATTAGCGCGGCTGATTTTGTTCAGTACGCGGGAGTAGAAGCGCTCACCAGCTCTTCCGATCAAACGTTGGAAATGAAACGAACCTTCAATGAACGCCGAATTGCCATGCTCAAAGGATTACGCGAGATCGGGTTTGAAATAAAGCACGATCCGGTGGGCGCATTCTACATCTTGTGTGATGCTCGCAAGTTCTGTTCTAATTCTTACGAGTTTGCCTTTGATATACTTCGTGAAGCTCATGTGGGGGTTGCGCCGGGAATAGATTTCGGAGCCAATGCCGAAGGATTTTTACGGTTTTCGTATACTAATTCCATGGAAAACATACTTGAGGGGCTCAATCGAATTCATGATTATTTTCAAAGGCGGTTCAGATTTTGA
- the speE gene encoding polyamine aminopropyltransferase, protein MSLNEKEWFTEAYENNTAFSVRFSKKLFETKSEFQKIEVYQTPVMGRVLSLDGCFMVTDKDAFVYHEMLTHPSMSMISHPETALVIGGGDGGAITELVKYPTLKSITLCEIDAEVVSTCKKFFPEISSGLSDSRVKVVCLDGAAYVKTFQEEFDVILVDSTDPVGPGKALYELDFYRSVKKALKEGGVAAFQTESPLFMSTIFADTVKNLGSVFGIDSAIPYLCVIPSYPGALWSFTMCSAEPMDLSRPCAGLSDEELKALNFYSRRIHEAAFVLPNFVRELIGR, encoded by the coding sequence ATGTCCCTGAACGAAAAAGAATGGTTTACTGAGGCTTATGAGAATAATACCGCTTTTTCTGTCCGTTTTTCGAAAAAGCTGTTTGAAACGAAAAGCGAATTTCAGAAAATAGAGGTTTATCAAACGCCGGTCATGGGGCGAGTCCTTTCTCTCGATGGTTGCTTCATGGTCACCGACAAGGACGCTTTTGTCTATCACGAAATGCTTACCCATCCGTCCATGTCAATGATCTCTCATCCGGAGACAGCATTGGTTATAGGCGGTGGAGACGGCGGCGCAATCACGGAGTTGGTAAAATATCCAACTCTGAAATCAATAACGTTGTGCGAGATAGACGCCGAAGTTGTTTCCACATGCAAGAAATTCTTCCCTGAGATTTCGAGCGGTCTGTCTGATTCCAGAGTCAAGGTAGTCTGTCTGGACGGAGCGGCGTATGTGAAGACGTTCCAGGAAGAATTTGATGTCATTCTTGTTGATTCGACCGACCCGGTAGGCCCTGGCAAGGCTTTGTATGAACTCGACTTTTATCGGTCCGTCAAGAAAGCTCTAAAAGAAGGTGGGGTAGCGGCGTTTCAAACAGAAAGCCCTCTGTTCATGTCGACAATCTTTGCTGACACTGTGAAGAACCTGGGATCAGTTTTTGGGATCGATTCCGCCATCCCGTACCTCTGCGTCATTCCAAGTTATCCGGGCGCTCTATGGTCGTTCACAATGTGCTCCGCCGAGCCTATGGATTTGTCCAGGCCATGCGCCGGACTATCTGACGAGGAATTGAAAGCTCTAAATTTTTACAGCAGGCGAATTCACGAGGCAGCCTTTGTTTTACCCAACTTTGTGCGAGAGCTGATAGGTCGCTGA
- a CDS encoding RsmE family RNA methyltransferase yields MSSRSRERKIFITRHELFPDTIRFSPDNIHYLQNVLRLKTGNTVTVLDGFRSYNVILERSAEGKLIGAIVDSCGEGPSLPVRVELAFGCVRPGPTEEILRHCTELGVESFFPLLLERSSRRPQSTRTRWLKIASSACAQSGRTKMPEINEPTGLTQFLGKVKPDSCLICLVNKLEAAPLGMVLDTFAPKSAIILVGPEGGITDEEESLLTGVGSSFASLGPFILRTETAAILGAGSVMSWAFFRTNPSGPIAGE; encoded by the coding sequence ATGAGTTCCAGATCACGTGAACGAAAAATCTTCATAACTCGTCATGAACTTTTTCCGGACACGATCAGGTTTTCACCAGACAACATTCATTACCTGCAAAATGTTCTCCGCCTCAAGACTGGGAATACCGTAACGGTTCTGGATGGTTTTCGCAGTTACAACGTAATCCTGGAGCGAAGCGCTGAAGGGAAACTGATTGGCGCTATCGTGGACTCTTGCGGAGAAGGGCCAAGTCTTCCAGTAAGAGTCGAGTTGGCGTTTGGGTGCGTTAGGCCAGGGCCGACAGAGGAGATTTTAAGACATTGCACGGAACTAGGAGTTGAATCGTTTTTCCCTCTATTATTAGAACGTTCTAGCCGACGCCCACAGTCGACGAGGACCCGATGGCTCAAAATCGCTTCTTCGGCTTGCGCTCAATCAGGACGAACGAAAATGCCTGAAATTAATGAACCGACGGGGCTTACGCAGTTTCTGGGAAAAGTTAAGCCGGATTCGTGTTTGATCTGTCTGGTCAACAAGCTTGAAGCGGCGCCTCTCGGCATGGTCCTGGATACTTTTGCCCCTAAGAGCGCCATTATACTGGTAGGGCCGGAGGGAGGGATCACTGACGAGGAAGAATCCCTGCTCACTGGAGTTGGCAGTTCGTTTGCGTCCTTGGGTCCTTTCATCCTCAGAACTGAGACAGCAGCGATACTCGGAGCAGGTTCGGTCATGAGTTGGGCATTTTTTAGAACAAATCCCTCAGGACCAATCGCTGGGGAATGA